The following proteins are co-located in the Palleronia sp. LCG004 genome:
- a CDS encoding DUF6691 family protein: MRTLLGFLSGLVFGLGLVVSGMSDPAKVLNFLDLAGPWDPSLAFVMAGATITAFIGYRIVWRRPAPAFEPRFEIPGRVRIDTPLILGASLFGIGWGIGGFCPGPAWTALPLLAPGTLVFLPAMLAGLWIGARARSLPILAPKEAFR, translated from the coding sequence ATGCGGACGCTGTTGGGCTTCCTCTCCGGGCTGGTCTTCGGCCTCGGCCTCGTCGTCTCCGGCATGTCGGACCCCGCCAAGGTCCTGAACTTCCTCGACCTCGCGGGCCCGTGGGACCCGAGCCTCGCCTTCGTCATGGCGGGTGCGACGATCACCGCCTTCATCGGCTACCGCATCGTCTGGCGTCGGCCCGCCCCCGCCTTCGAGCCCCGGTTCGAAATCCCCGGCCGCGTCCGCATCGACACCCCGCTGATCCTCGGCGCGTCGCTCTTCGGCATCGGCTGGGGGATCGGCGGCTTCTGCCCCGGCCCCGCCTGGACGGCCCTGCCGCTTCTGGCCCCCGGCACGCTGGTCTTCCTGCCCGCCATGCTCGCCGGGCTCTGGATCGGCGCGCGGGCCCGATCGCTCCCCATCCTGGCACCGAAAGAGGCCTTCCGATGA
- a CDS encoding metalloregulator ArsR/SmtB family transcription factor → MTGIDTEGSLALLRERADHVAAKLSLVANAKRLLILCELSKGERSVGSLQSAVGLGQSALSQHLARLREAGMVETRREGQTIHYRIGDPDLEVLMAALYEAFCKER, encoded by the coding sequence ATGACCGGAATCGACACGGAAGGCTCCCTTGCCCTGCTGAGGGAGCGGGCGGATCACGTGGCCGCGAAGCTGTCGCTTGTCGCCAATGCGAAGCGGTTGCTGATCCTGTGCGAGCTTTCCAAGGGGGAGCGGTCTGTGGGGTCGCTCCAGTCGGCCGTGGGGCTGGGGCAATCCGCGCTGAGCCAGCACCTCGCGCGGCTGCGCGAGGCCGGGATGGTCGAGACCCGGCGCGAGGGCCAGACGATCCATTACCGGATCGGCGATCCCGATCTCGAGGTGCTGATGGCCGCCCTCTACGAGGCGTTCTGCAAGGAGCGCTGA
- a CDS encoding YeeE/YedE family protein, with the protein MDTGTATAFTPWASLGGGILIGLAAVMVMGLFGRIAGISGITSASLGALLRMPGAAGDRDWRIAFVLGLVAAPLVLALMGATVTQTLPPSLPGMALAGLLVGTGTALGSGCTSGHGVCGLARLSRRSLAAVATFMAAGFATVFVLRHVLGGF; encoded by the coding sequence ATGGATACCGGAACCGCGACCGCCTTCACGCCCTGGGCCTCTCTCGGGGGCGGCATCCTGATCGGCCTCGCCGCCGTGATGGTCATGGGCCTTTTCGGCCGGATCGCCGGGATTTCGGGGATCACCTCGGCCAGCCTCGGCGCGTTGCTGCGGATGCCCGGCGCGGCCGGGGACCGGGACTGGCGGATCGCCTTCGTCCTGGGGCTCGTGGCGGCCCCGCTCGTCCTTGCCCTCATGGGCGCGACCGTCACGCAGACGCTCCCCCCATCGCTTCCCGGCATGGCGCTTGCGGGTCTCCTCGTGGGGACAGGCACCGCGCTCGGCTCGGGCTGCACCTCGGGGCACGGGGTCTGCGGGCTCGCGCGGCTGTCGCGGCGCTCTCTGGCGGCCGTGGCGACGTTCATGGCCGCCGGGTTCGCGACCGTCTTCGTCCTGCGCCACGTCCTGGGGGGCTTCTGA
- a CDS encoding enolase C-terminal domain-like protein — protein MKITGIRTIVVNAIHRNWIFVKVETDQPGLHGWGEATLEWKTRAVLGTLEDLEPFLLGEDPRRIEHVFAKLTKVSFWPLGAIGLSAVSAIDQALWDIKAKDLGVPVWQLLGGRVRDRVRVYTHLRRARIGAQVATDDIPAFCDAVEETVAMGYSAVKLGFVPYCAHEAPLPDLLHVEKLAVAVRERVGPDIAIMTDFHGRPASPDVAKAFIDVIAPIRPLFVEEPIQPGDARAMAQLARRVDCPIATGERLFTPGEFAELARHGGVAHVQPDLSHCGGLTGGRRIAAIAEAGHMGIAPHNPMGPVAGAVALHFDVATPNFVIQEEAVGLVPWFDEIFTHPLALEDGCWAVPEGPGYGLEIDEAAAARHPFEPEIVPALDAVLPDGTIANW, from the coding sequence ATGAAGATCACCGGCATCAGAACCATCGTCGTGAACGCGATCCACAGGAACTGGATCTTCGTGAAGGTCGAGACCGATCAGCCCGGGCTCCACGGCTGGGGCGAGGCGACCCTCGAATGGAAGACCCGCGCCGTCCTCGGCACGCTCGAGGATCTCGAACCCTTCCTTCTGGGCGAGGACCCGCGCCGGATCGAACATGTCTTCGCCAAGCTCACCAAGGTCAGCTTCTGGCCGCTCGGCGCCATCGGCCTCAGCGCCGTCTCGGCCATCGACCAGGCGCTCTGGGACATCAAGGCAAAGGATCTCGGTGTTCCGGTCTGGCAGCTTCTGGGCGGGCGGGTCCGCGACCGCGTGCGGGTCTATACCCACCTGCGCCGCGCCCGGATCGGCGCACAGGTCGCCACCGACGACATCCCCGCCTTCTGCGACGCGGTCGAGGAAACGGTCGCGATGGGATACAGCGCGGTGAAGCTCGGCTTCGTGCCCTATTGCGCCCACGAGGCCCCCCTGCCCGACCTCCTCCATGTCGAGAAGCTCGCGGTCGCCGTGCGCGAACGGGTGGGCCCCGACATCGCCATCATGACCGATTTCCACGGCCGCCCCGCCTCGCCGGACGTGGCCAAGGCCTTCATCGACGTCATCGCGCCCATCCGCCCGCTCTTCGTCGAGGAACCGATCCAGCCCGGCGACGCGCGCGCCATGGCCCAACTCGCGCGCCGCGTGGACTGCCCCATCGCCACGGGCGAGCGGCTCTTCACGCCCGGCGAATTCGCCGAGCTCGCCCGCCACGGGGGCGTCGCGCATGTCCAGCCCGATCTCAGCCATTGCGGCGGCCTGACCGGCGGGCGCAGGATCGCGGCCATCGCCGAGGCGGGTCATATGGGCATCGCGCCGCACAATCCGATGGGCCCCGTGGCCGGTGCCGTCGCGCTGCATTTCGACGTCGCCACCCCGAATTTCGTCATCCAGGAAGAAGCCGTCGGCCTCGTCCCCTGGTTCGACGAGATCTTCACCCACCCGCTCGCGCTCGAGGACGGGTGCTGGGCCGTGCCCGAAGGGCCGGGCTACGGGCTCGAGATCGACGAGGCCGCCGCCGCGCGCCATCCGTTCGAGCCCGAGATCGTCCCAGCCCTCGACGCGGTCCTGCCCGACGGCACGATCGCCAACTGGTAG
- a CDS encoding ABC transporter substrate-binding protein, with protein sequence MTTRCTSPLWAAMLTIAAGAVQAQTEIKVARVQPSDEEAAFNSAMAEAFEESHPGTEVVFEYYAGEAYKSKLMTLLQSEARPDIFFSWGGKTLVDQVGAGFTRPIDGLVGDEVLATFPPAAVEAYRVNGDLVGLPVFARAVVLWTNTELTDRAGVDHTAIGTWDEFLEAVGEVKAAGITPIVAGGQDKWPLHFWWSYLLLREGGPGVVAGAMEGDDFESEAFVAAGRDMADLVALDPFQKGFMATTADSASGFFGDGGGAFHLMGDWEYAASKQRSTSGEGVPDKDLAIVTFPVIEDPVMPGGEDAVLGGINGWAVSNTADDAAVEFLTFMLSPENQARAAEAEVYTPIVEGAAENLVNPFYREISGLISDAGHFQVFLDQLLGVSVGSTVNDVSADLAQGTISPEDGAAAIQEAWDFR encoded by the coding sequence ATGACGACACGCTGCACGAGCCCGCTCTGGGCGGCGATGCTGACGATCGCGGCTGGCGCGGTTCAGGCGCAGACCGAGATCAAGGTCGCCCGCGTCCAGCCAAGCGACGAGGAGGCCGCGTTCAACAGCGCGATGGCCGAGGCCTTCGAGGAGAGCCACCCCGGAACCGAGGTGGTGTTCGAATACTACGCGGGCGAAGCCTACAAGTCGAAGCTGATGACGCTGCTGCAATCGGAGGCGCGGCCCGACATCTTCTTCAGTTGGGGAGGGAAGACGCTGGTCGATCAGGTCGGTGCCGGGTTCACGCGGCCGATCGACGGTCTGGTGGGGGACGAGGTCCTCGCGACCTTTCCGCCGGCGGCGGTCGAGGCCTACAGGGTGAACGGGGATCTGGTGGGATTGCCGGTCTTCGCGCGGGCCGTGGTCCTCTGGACGAATACGGAGCTGACGGACCGGGCCGGGGTCGATCACACGGCGATCGGGACGTGGGACGAGTTTCTGGAAGCGGTCGGCGAGGTGAAGGCGGCAGGCATCACCCCCATCGTCGCGGGCGGGCAGGACAAGTGGCCGCTGCATTTCTGGTGGAGCTACCTGCTGCTGCGCGAAGGGGGGCCGGGGGTGGTCGCGGGCGCCATGGAAGGCGACGATTTCGAGAGCGAGGCCTTCGTCGCGGCGGGGCGGGACATGGCCGATCTGGTCGCGCTCGACCCGTTCCAGAAGGGGTTCATGGCGACCACGGCGGATTCGGCCAGCGGCTTCTTCGGCGACGGCGGCGGCGCGTTCCACCTGATGGGAGACTGGGAATACGCGGCCTCGAAGCAGCGTTCGACCAGCGGGGAGGGCGTTCCGGACAAGGATCTGGCCATCGTGACCTTCCCCGTGATCGAGGATCCGGTGATGCCGGGCGGCGAGGATGCGGTGCTGGGCGGCATCAACGGCTGGGCGGTCTCGAACACGGCCGACGACGCGGCGGTCGAGTTCCTGACCTTCATGCTGAGCCCCGAGAACCAGGCCCGCGCCGCCGAGGCGGAGGTCTATACGCCGATCGTGGAGGGCGCGGCCGAAAATCTGGTCAATCCGTTCTACCGCGAGATTTCGGGCCTGATCTCGGATGCGGGGCATTTCCAGGTGTTCCTCGATCAGCTTCTGGGGGTGTCCGTCGGGTCGACCGTGAACGACGTGTCGGCCGACCTGGCCCAGGGCACGATCTCGCCCGAGGACGGGGCGGCGGCGATCCAGGAGGCGTGGGACTTCCGCTGA
- a CDS encoding TRAP transporter large permease → MIWVAILGLCLLFAGIPVAFALGLAGMLGVWLAGIPMSVTATRLFTGVDSFVFLAVPFYILAAEIMSQGGITARLISIASAATRWLRGGTAFANIGTSVLFAGISGSAVADAAALGRVFTDEMPKEGYSREYSAAVTVASSIIGPIIPPSGLAIIMAAVTGLSVIDLFLAGILPGLLMAASCAVVVAIGAIRGTVPKPRPMAPTRDGALRMLVEAVAVVTLPIIIIGGMIAGIYTATEGGGVAVAYAIFLSVVVFRAMTLEGLWLSFLRAARTSATIYLLVAAATILSYALNLLGIASWVTAAAGLFEGNPIAFLFAVAGLMLVLGTFLDIGAAILIFAPLLMPVVYDLGIDPMQASMVIMLTLAMGLVTPPVGVVLFVVMRVGRVGMFPLIRALVPFLLAQLAAIALICLIPGISSLLPTLLN, encoded by the coding sequence ATGATCTGGGTCGCCATACTGGGGCTCTGCCTGCTCTTCGCGGGCATTCCCGTGGCCTTCGCGCTGGGGCTCGCGGGCATGCTCGGCGTCTGGCTCGCCGGCATTCCGATGAGCGTCACGGCCACGCGGCTCTTCACCGGGGTGGACAGCTTCGTCTTTCTCGCCGTGCCGTTCTACATCCTCGCCGCCGAGATCATGAGCCAGGGCGGCATCACCGCCCGCCTCATCTCCATCGCCTCGGCCGCGACCCGCTGGCTGCGCGGCGGGACGGCCTTCGCCAATATCGGCACCTCGGTCCTCTTCGCCGGGATCTCCGGCTCGGCGGTGGCCGATGCCGCGGCCCTCGGGCGGGTCTTCACCGACGAGATGCCAAAGGAAGGCTACAGCCGCGAATATTCCGCGGCCGTTACGGTCGCCTCCTCCATCATCGGGCCGATCATCCCACCCTCGGGCCTTGCCATCATCATGGCGGCCGTGACCGGGCTCTCCGTCATCGACCTCTTTCTCGCCGGCATCCTTCCGGGCCTGCTGATGGCCGCGTCCTGCGCGGTCGTCGTCGCCATCGGCGCGATCCGCGGCACGGTGCCGAAGCCGCGCCCCATGGCTCCGACCCGCGACGGCGCGCTGCGGATGCTGGTCGAGGCGGTGGCCGTGGTGACGCTTCCGATCATCATCATCGGCGGCATGATCGCGGGGATCTACACCGCGACCGAGGGCGGCGGCGTGGCAGTGGCCTACGCGATCTTCCTGTCGGTGGTCGTCTTTCGCGCCATGACACTCGAGGGGCTCTGGCTGTCGTTCCTGCGCGCGGCGCGGACCTCGGCCACGATCTACCTTCTGGTGGCCGCGGCCACGATCCTGTCCTACGCGCTCAACCTGCTCGGCATCGCGTCGTGGGTGACCGCGGCGGCCGGCCTCTTCGAGGGCAATCCGATCGCCTTCCTCTTCGCGGTGGCCGGGCTGATGCTGGTGCTGGGCACGTTCCTCGACATCGGCGCCGCGATCCTCATCTTCGCGCCGCTGCTGATGCCGGTGGTCTACGATCTCGGGATCGACCCGATGCAGGCGAGCATGGTGATCATGCTGACCCTTGCCATGGGCCTCGTCACGCCGCCGGTGGGGGTCGTGCTCTTCGTCGTCATGCGTGTGGGCCGCGTGGGGATGTTCCCGCTCATCCGCGCGCTCGTGCCGTTCCTTCTGGCCCAGCTCGCGGCCATCGCGCTCATCTGCCTCATTCCCGGCATCTCCAGCCTTCTGCCCACCCTCCTGAACTGA
- a CDS encoding TRAP transporter substrate-binding protein, translating to MTTKSAFSAAILVAATCIAGASHTEEIKFGIGIPEGDFPEYNALVRFKEYVEFKTNGDITVRLFPNNQLGGEREMIEMVQQGSLELSFPADGAMSGFYPPMQVWSIPYLFESAPVAWKVLESDFAEDMKDDILATTGIRALAFSQNGFRSFTNNVRPLIDPSDMEGLKIRTMESPVYMELVNALGATAVPISGAEVVMALRQGVVDGQENPPAVVYGGGHGEVQRYYTLNEHTFGLHVIIANDDWFTSLDPGHQQVIQDAAMLMAWTENLQKTEGDWRFSRQLEDELGMEIHVSTPDEKAAFKEITQPPVLEFIRENVGDDLVDRLIETVDRTKSEIYGG from the coding sequence ATGACCACCAAGAGCGCTTTCAGCGCCGCGATACTCGTCGCGGCCACCTGCATCGCCGGGGCGTCGCATACCGAGGAGATCAAGTTCGGCATCGGCATCCCCGAGGGCGATTTCCCGGAATACAACGCCCTCGTCCGCTTCAAGGAATATGTCGAGTTCAAGACCAACGGCGACATCACCGTCCGGCTCTTTCCCAACAACCAGCTGGGCGGCGAACGCGAGATGATCGAGATGGTCCAGCAAGGCAGTCTCGAGCTCAGCTTCCCCGCCGACGGCGCGATGAGCGGCTTCTACCCGCCCATGCAGGTCTGGTCGATTCCCTACCTCTTCGAATCCGCCCCCGTGGCCTGGAAGGTCCTCGAAAGCGACTTCGCCGAGGACATGAAGGACGACATCCTCGCGACGACGGGCATCCGCGCGCTCGCCTTCTCGCAGAACGGCTTCCGCTCCTTCACCAACAACGTCCGTCCGCTGATCGACCCGTCCGACATGGAGGGGCTCAAGATCCGCACGATGGAAAGCCCCGTCTACATGGAGCTCGTCAACGCGCTCGGCGCGACGGCGGTGCCGATCAGCGGGGCCGAGGTCGTCATGGCCCTGCGCCAGGGCGTGGTCGACGGACAGGAGAATCCGCCCGCGGTCGTCTATGGCGGCGGTCATGGCGAGGTGCAGCGCTACTACACCCTCAACGAACACACGTTCGGCCTCCACGTCATCATCGCCAACGACGACTGGTTCACCTCGCTCGATCCGGGACACCAGCAGGTGATCCAGGATGCCGCGATGCTGATGGCCTGGACCGAGAACCTCCAGAAGACCGAAGGCGACTGGCGCTTCAGCCGCCAGCTCGAGGACGAACTCGGCATGGAGATCCACGTCTCCACCCCCGACGAGAAGGCCGCCTTCAAGGAGATCACGCAGCCGCCGGTGCTGGAGTTCATCCGCGAGAACGTGGGCGACGACCTCGTCGACCGACTGATCGAGACGGTCGACCGGACCAAGTCCGAGATCTACGGCGGCTGA
- a CDS encoding MBL fold metallo-hydrolase, which translates to MSTSSHRPIVRHSPSRGAESPDVWGLYEPDTGSIQYVCADPATRKAALIDVVWNLDPRSARFSSRSMDQALDLVHENGLEVAWVLDTHPHADHVMASARLRDRTGAPNAIGEKVRDIARLWADLYNLPDAFDPDRDFDRLFAAGDTFALGELTMRVTLSPGHTLGSITYHCGDAAFVHDTLMQPDTGTARADFPGGSAADLWDSISDILSLPPGTRLFVDHDYGSEDRDTPECEATVAEHRARNRHVRDGTIREDWIALREERDAILPLPDRMLAALQVNLRGGRLPPAEADGHVYLKLPVNRF; encoded by the coding sequence ATGAGCACGTCGTCGCACCGCCCGATCGTCCGCCATTCGCCCTCGCGCGGGGCCGAAAGCCCGGATGTCTGGGGTCTTTACGAGCCCGATACCGGATCGATCCAGTATGTCTGCGCCGATCCCGCCACGCGAAAGGCCGCGCTGATCGACGTGGTCTGGAACCTCGACCCCAGGAGCGCCCGCTTCTCGAGCCGGAGCATGGACCAGGCGCTCGACCTCGTGCATGAGAACGGGCTCGAGGTCGCCTGGGTGCTCGACACGCATCCCCATGCCGATCACGTCATGGCCTCCGCCCGGCTGAGGGACCGCACCGGCGCGCCCAACGCCATCGGCGAGAAGGTCCGCGACATCGCCCGCCTTTGGGCCGATCTCTACAACCTGCCCGACGCCTTCGATCCCGACCGCGATTTCGACCGGCTCTTCGCGGCGGGCGACACCTTCGCGCTCGGCGAGCTGACGATGCGGGTGACGCTTTCGCCCGGCCATACGCTGGGCTCGATCACCTATCATTGCGGCGATGCGGCCTTCGTCCACGACACGCTGATGCAGCCCGATACCGGCACGGCGCGTGCCGATTTCCCAGGCGGCAGCGCGGCCGATCTCTGGGACAGCATCTCCGACATCCTCTCCCTCCCGCCCGGGACGCGGCTCTTCGTCGATCACGATTACGGCTCCGAGGATCGCGACACCCCCGAATGTGAGGCGACGGTCGCCGAGCATCGCGCCCGCAACCGCCACGTGAGAGACGGCACCATCCGCGAGGACTGGATCGCCCTCCGGGAGGAGCGCGACGCCATTCTTCCCCTGCCCGACCGGATGCTCGCAGCCCTCCAGGTCAATCTTCGCGGCGGACGCCTTCCCCCCGCCGAGGCGGATGGCCATGTCTATCTCAAGCTTCCCGTGAACCGTTTCTGA
- a CDS encoding rhodanese-like domain-containing protein, which yields MPLTMKDLVAEARSRISAVSPENAREGAAKGDLILDVREPAELETNGRVAGAHHIPRGVLETRADATAPTADPRLTDLPEGARIHVLCASGGRAALAADTLGRMGYDADLIEGGIGGWKAAGLPVEG from the coding sequence ATGCCTCTCACTATGAAGGATCTCGTCGCCGAGGCCCGCAGCCGCATCTCGGCGGTCTCGCCCGAAAACGCCCGGGAGGGCGCGGCGAAGGGCGACCTCATCCTCGACGTGCGCGAACCCGCCGAGCTCGAGACGAACGGCCGCGTCGCGGGCGCGCATCATATCCCCCGCGGGGTGCTCGAGACGCGCGCAGACGCCACCGCGCCCACCGCCGATCCGCGCCTGACCGATCTGCCCGAAGGGGCCCGCATCCACGTGCTCTGCGCCTCCGGCGGCCGCGCGGCGCTGGCCGCCGACACGCTCGGCCGGATGGGCTACGACGCCGATCTGATCGAGGGCGGGATCGGCGGCTGGAAGGCCGCAGGCCTCCCCGTCGAAGGCTGA
- a CDS encoding MFS transporter yields MGSLLKDRRAVALLLAATLTVMSNSIISPGLPGIASYFSTTPNADLLTRLLITAPSLTVALTAPFAGFFVDRMGRKTMLITGAALFGAAGSSGLWAPTLPILLGTRLVLGVGVAMLMTAMTALVAQFFHGAERGRFMAMQMTFINFGGLVFIAVAGQLANMSSFYPFGLYLVGLVYLPILYACLQEPKGGAAAVTDHADDAGQEGWQMVLGLGLVLLALTFATFYILPTQIAFYLAQLGHTDPSTAALMMVCVTFAAGAISIVYPKLRVALGRGGVLGAGFALLAAGFLLMSYAEPVPVIAAASLLVGMGPGLIVPTLLSSTLDAVPARHHGMASGALTFSLFIGQFISPILTQPLIEAGGFHLAFMTFAAAALAGAAIAVSIFRERGAQLARA; encoded by the coding sequence ATGGGTTCCCTTCTCAAGGACCGTCGCGCCGTCGCATTGCTGCTCGCCGCGACGCTGACGGTCATGTCCAATTCGATCATCAGCCCCGGCCTTCCGGGGATCGCGTCCTATTTCTCGACCACGCCCAATGCGGACCTTCTGACCCGCCTGTTGATCACGGCCCCGTCGCTGACGGTCGCGTTGACGGCCCCCTTCGCGGGGTTCTTCGTCGACCGGATGGGCCGCAAGACCATGCTCATCACCGGTGCGGCGCTTTTCGGCGCGGCCGGCAGTTCGGGGCTCTGGGCGCCGACGCTGCCGATCCTGCTGGGCACGCGGCTCGTCCTCGGGGTGGGGGTCGCCATGCTGATGACGGCGATGACCGCGCTGGTGGCGCAGTTCTTCCACGGGGCCGAGCGCGGCCGGTTCATGGCGATGCAGATGACCTTCATCAATTTCGGTGGACTGGTCTTCATCGCGGTGGCGGGGCAGCTCGCCAACATGTCGTCCTTCTATCCGTTCGGGCTCTACCTCGTGGGGCTGGTCTATCTTCCGATCCTCTATGCCTGCCTGCAGGAGCCGAAGGGCGGAGCCGCGGCCGTGACGGATCACGCCGACGATGCGGGGCAGGAGGGCTGGCAGATGGTGCTGGGCCTCGGCCTCGTCCTGCTGGCGCTGACATTCGCGACCTTCTACATCCTGCCGACGCAGATCGCGTTCTACCTTGCGCAGCTTGGCCATACGGATCCGAGCACGGCCGCGCTGATGATGGTCTGCGTGACCTTCGCGGCGGGCGCGATCTCGATCGTCTATCCGAAGCTGCGGGTGGCGCTCGGTCGTGGGGGCGTGCTCGGGGCGGGGTTCGCGCTGCTGGCCGCGGGCTTCCTGCTGATGAGCTATGCCGAGCCGGTCCCGGTGATCGCGGCGGCATCGCTTCTCGTGGGGATGGGGCCGGGGCTGATCGTGCCGACGCTGCTGAGCTCGACGCTCGACGCGGTGCCGGCGCGCCATCACGGCATGGCGTCGGGCGCGCTGACCTTCAGCCTCTTCATCGGGCAGTTCATCTCGCCGATCCTGACGCAGCCGCTGATCGAGGCGGGCGGGTTCCACCTCGCCTTCATGACCTTCGCGGCCGCCGCACTCGCCGGTGCGGCGATCGCGGTCTCGATCTTCCGCGAGCGGGGCGCGCAGCTCGCCCGGGCCTGA
- a CDS encoding FadR/GntR family transcriptional regulator, producing the protein MDISRDAAAGPARRHLDLRIPTEFASPLPTGAAKRTVEVLGHRIANDAYPPGEVMPTEEELAASLGVSRATIRDAIKVLSGKGLVRTARRYGTRVRPIEEWNFLDGDVVEWHDPAHPRIRRIFAETTELRSAIEPAAAALAALRATPDQLRELSAAARAIHPGHVDIQALFAADCQFHVTLLDMTGNNVMRQMRQIILTMLRVSYEFGVVNPDTEDVSREGHIAVADAIAARDPEAARTAMEAMLDRNRSIAEDYWLKA; encoded by the coding sequence TTGGACATTTCACGCGACGCCGCGGCGGGGCCCGCGCGCAGGCATCTCGATCTGAGGATCCCGACGGAATTCGCCTCGCCGCTGCCCACGGGGGCGGCCAAGCGCACGGTCGAGGTGCTGGGCCACCGCATCGCCAACGACGCCTATCCGCCGGGCGAGGTCATGCCGACCGAGGAGGAGCTGGCGGCCTCGCTCGGGGTCAGCCGGGCGACGATCCGCGACGCGATCAAGGTGCTGTCGGGAAAGGGTCTGGTGCGGACCGCACGGCGATACGGGACGCGGGTGCGGCCGATCGAGGAGTGGAATTTCCTCGACGGAGACGTGGTGGAATGGCACGACCCGGCCCATCCGCGGATCAGGCGGATCTTTGCGGAGACGACCGAGCTTCGATCGGCGATCGAGCCAGCGGCCGCGGCCCTCGCCGCACTGCGGGCGACACCGGATCAGCTGCGCGAGCTGAGTGCGGCCGCGCGGGCGATCCATCCCGGCCACGTGGATATCCAGGCGCTGTTCGCGGCCGATTGCCAGTTCCACGTCACGCTGCTCGACATGACGGGCAACAACGTGATGCGGCAGATGCGGCAGATCATCCTGACGATGCTGCGCGTGTCCTATGAGTTCGGCGTGGTCAATCCCGACACCGAGGATGTGAGCCGCGAGGGGCATATCGCCGTCGCGGACGCCATCGCGGCGCGCGACCCCGAGGCCGCGCGGACCGCGATGGAGGCGATGCTCGACCGGAACCGGTCCATCGCCGAGGATTACTGGCTGAAGGCGTGA
- a CDS encoding TetR/AcrR family transcriptional regulator, translating to MPRTGLAPEELRRRAIEVANRRIKAAGYAKLRVTDIAAELGVSHAALYSHFSGKEDILDAVVGHWLDVSQDDLRAAVTGPGTPEERLEAWLIQRFRLKREAAVKDPELYQAYCQASDRLREVVQRHKTIWRDQIAVLLVQAIPDLADPTHAARLVQLAMFGFDHPRLVLMHLNAEADEVEANLREVLHTLITGLRATA from the coding sequence ATGCCGCGAACGGGACTGGCCCCGGAAGAGCTCAGACGCCGCGCGATCGAGGTCGCCAACCGGCGCATCAAGGCCGCGGGCTACGCCAAGCTGCGCGTCACCGACATCGCGGCCGAACTCGGCGTGAGCCATGCGGCGCTCTATTCCCACTTTTCGGGCAAGGAGGACATCCTCGATGCCGTGGTGGGCCATTGGCTCGACGTCTCGCAGGACGACCTGCGCGCCGCCGTCACAGGCCCCGGCACACCCGAAGAACGTCTGGAGGCGTGGCTCATCCAGCGCTTTCGCCTGAAACGCGAAGCGGCGGTGAAGGATCCCGAACTCTACCAGGCCTATTGTCAGGCCTCCGACCGGCTGCGCGAGGTCGTGCAGCGCCACAAGACGATCTGGCGCGATCAGATCGCGGTGCTTCTGGTGCAGGCGATCCCGGATCTGGCCGATCCGACCCATGCCGCGCGGCTGGTGCAACTCGCCATGTTCGGCTTCGACCATCCGCGACTGGTGCTCATGCATCTCAACGCCGAAGCGGACGAGGTCGAGGCCAACCTGCGCGAGGTGCTCCACACGCTCATCACCGGCCTGCGCGCCACGGCATGA
- a CDS encoding TRAP transporter small permease produces MTRIAILIARALARSTEIVAGLLMIAVTLLNLTQVGGRYFFGTGFSWTEEVMRYSMIWLMMLGSVACIFRVEHMGIEALETMVPPARARFVKSALYSVAAIFCVVILAYGLPLALRNAAQIAPASGIPMIVPYAALPVGAALMLVQIALSWITGFEPEVDGPVTDAMRADDTGAAR; encoded by the coding sequence ATGACGCGGATTGCCATCCTGATCGCGCGGGCGCTCGCCCGCAGCACCGAAATCGTCGCGGGCCTGCTGATGATCGCGGTGACGCTGCTCAATCTTACGCAGGTGGGCGGCCGGTATTTCTTCGGCACCGGCTTCAGCTGGACCGAGGAGGTCATGCGCTATTCGATGATCTGGCTGATGATGCTGGGCAGCGTCGCCTGCATCTTCCGGGTCGAGCATATGGGGATCGAGGCGCTCGAGACGATGGTGCCGCCCGCGCGCGCCCGCTTCGTGAAATCCGCGCTCTACTCGGTCGCCGCGATCTTCTGCGTGGTCATCCTCGCTTACGGGCTGCCCCTCGCGCTCAGGAACGCGGCACAGATCGCGCCCGCCTCCGGCATTCCGATGATCGTCCCCTACGCGGCCCTTCCCGTGGGCGCGGCGCTCATGCTGGTGCAGATCGCGCTCAGCTGGATCACCGGCTTCGAGCCCGAGGTCGACGGCCCGGTCACCGACGCCATGCGCGCGGACGACACCGGGGCCGCGCGATGA